One genomic segment of Pseudoalteromonas sp. GCY includes these proteins:
- a CDS encoding tetratricopeptide repeat-containing sensor histidine kinase translates to MFKFAVFLLLLCTFDVQAELSKEDFESLRLQIRDQYTVDPKIAIQLTEQALNTSRLSADQEIKILNYKGWFQMELNQLSEAMRTTNEIKRLISGAQDKSLIYAYYNLSGGIYSELGLYELALVQYKDALVIAEQRGEAMVYQTKSNIADVYFLLGQYDVALDYYTEYLQFLNSNNDKLSQSLLYNNIAKVYIAKNEYDKALQFIDKAQQIQKSSKSDYHLAYSSHYRGKIALARGQLSAASAYFKKAITTLQRLGSTRDVNDVKLDLIALDIKQGDIAKAKLLAEEVLDSTKQTNTKNKQASALSVLAKIAELQGNSKQALVLTQELSRVEREIYAQQRNITLSRASYELEMVEKELEIESLKRVQAVQAAEASAQQKWLLSIIVFMLIYAISTILVIQIIRRRNGKLRATLEELTNTQEMLVEAEKMSSLAGLVSGMAHHLNTPIGLVITANSSLNGSLRDVQDKFEQKTLLPSQLNHFIGDALVASDIVDRSANRLNAAVERFKAINTSIGSAELKTIEVSDFLNLHIREMLIRTAPNAKLMLNNDSLEVQTYPNILLEVLKEFMHNSVQHGFINNHVEDQPLITIRVNEYDDTWQLSYKDNGRGLPDHNTEQVFNPFFSTNLASQLGLGLTIVFNSVSHVLQGSIKAYSDDKGVEFLLTLPKQLKSGRRKAVKR, encoded by the coding sequence ATGTTTAAATTTGCAGTGTTTCTGCTGCTTTTGTGTACGTTTGACGTTCAAGCAGAGCTGAGTAAAGAGGATTTTGAATCTCTTCGACTGCAAATTAGGGACCAATATACAGTCGATCCTAAAATCGCCATTCAACTCACAGAACAAGCCCTAAATACCAGTCGCTTGAGCGCAGATCAGGAAATCAAAATCCTAAATTACAAAGGCTGGTTTCAAATGGAGCTGAATCAACTTTCTGAGGCTATGCGTACGACAAATGAAATCAAACGCTTGATAAGTGGCGCGCAGGACAAGTCGCTGATTTATGCTTACTACAATTTATCAGGGGGGATTTATTCTGAACTGGGATTATATGAGCTCGCTTTGGTGCAGTACAAGGATGCACTGGTGATCGCAGAGCAAAGAGGCGAGGCCATGGTGTACCAAACAAAAAGTAATATTGCTGATGTTTATTTTTTGCTTGGCCAGTACGATGTTGCACTGGATTACTATACAGAGTATCTGCAATTTCTGAATTCAAATAATGATAAGTTGTCACAATCATTACTTTATAACAATATTGCCAAGGTCTATATTGCTAAAAACGAATACGATAAAGCGTTACAATTTATAGATAAAGCCCAGCAAATTCAAAAGAGTAGCAAGTCCGATTATCATCTAGCATATTCATCACATTACCGAGGAAAAATAGCGCTTGCCAGAGGCCAGTTAAGTGCTGCTTCTGCGTACTTCAAGAAAGCCATCACGACGTTGCAACGGCTTGGCAGTACCCGCGACGTCAACGACGTTAAGCTAGATTTGATCGCGTTGGATATCAAACAGGGGGATATCGCTAAAGCTAAATTACTCGCAGAAGAAGTCCTTGATTCCACTAAGCAAACGAATACCAAAAATAAACAGGCAAGCGCCTTATCTGTGCTTGCGAAAATTGCAGAGTTACAAGGGAATAGTAAGCAAGCATTGGTCTTAACGCAGGAATTAAGTCGAGTCGAGCGAGAAATCTATGCTCAGCAGCGTAACATTACGTTATCTCGCGCTTCTTACGAACTTGAGATGGTTGAAAAAGAGCTGGAAATAGAGTCGCTTAAAAGAGTGCAGGCGGTTCAAGCAGCGGAGGCAAGCGCACAACAAAAATGGCTGCTGAGCATCATTGTGTTTATGCTGATTTATGCCATATCAACTATCTTAGTGATCCAAATAATTCGACGTCGTAATGGTAAGTTACGAGCTACATTAGAAGAGCTAACAAATACGCAAGAAATGCTCGTTGAAGCGGAGAAAATGTCGTCACTAGCCGGGTTGGTTTCGGGGATGGCGCATCATCTCAATACACCAATAGGCCTAGTGATCACCGCAAACTCTTCCCTAAATGGTTCGCTACGTGACGTTCAAGACAAATTTGAGCAAAAGACCCTGTTGCCTAGTCAGCTTAATCACTTTATCGGAGATGCTTTAGTAGCATCAGATATTGTTGACCGTAGTGCCAATCGCCTAAATGCGGCAGTCGAGAGATTTAAAGCAATTAATACCTCAATTGGTAGTGCGGAGCTTAAAACAATTGAGGTATCAGACTTTTTAAATTTGCACATTCGTGAAATGCTGATCCGTACAGCACCAAACGCTAAGTTAATGTTGAATAACGATAGCCTAGAGGTCCAAACCTACCCCAATATCTTGCTTGAGGTATTGAAGGAATTTATGCACAACTCAGTACAACACGGTTTTATCAACAATCATGTAGAAGACCAACCTCTTATCACCATCCGTGTGAATGAATATGATGATACATGGCAGCTGAGTTATAAAGATAATGGCAGAGGCTTACCAGATCATAATACCGAGCAAGTGTTTAATCCTTTTTTTAGTACCAATCTCGCTTCACAATTGGGCCTTGGCTTAACCATTGTATTTAATAGCGTGAGTCATGTACTTCAAGGAAGCATTAAGGCGTATTCCGATGACAAAGGCGTGGAGTTTTTGTTGACCTTACCCAAGCAGCTTAAAAGTGGTAGGCGGAAAGCTGTGAAGAGATAA
- a CDS encoding Nif3-like dinuclear metal center hexameric protein, whose translation MKRTKLVNQLTELLKPFQINDYCPNGLQVEGTDEIQKIVTGVTASQALIDAAIERGADAILVHHGYFWKGEDQCVTGMKKRRLQALLANDINLIAYHLPLDVHPELGNNAQLGKLLGLEYERPLEPWNKNSVAVKGKLTTPMTAVDFAALVEEKLGRKPLLNVAGDHPISTIAWCTGGGQSFIDLAASQGIDAYLTGEASEQTIHSSNEQKIHFIAAGHHATERYGAKALGEYLAAQYGLDVEFIDIDNPV comes from the coding sequence ATGAAACGAACCAAATTAGTGAATCAATTAACGGAATTACTGAAGCCATTTCAAATTAACGATTACTGTCCAAATGGTCTGCAAGTGGAAGGAACAGACGAAATCCAAAAAATCGTCACGGGTGTTACCGCAAGCCAAGCTCTAATTGATGCCGCTATTGAACGTGGTGCGGATGCTATTTTGGTTCACCACGGCTATTTTTGGAAAGGGGAAGATCAATGTGTCACCGGCATGAAAAAGCGCCGCTTACAAGCTCTACTTGCCAATGACATCAACTTAATCGCTTACCACCTTCCACTGGATGTTCATCCTGAACTCGGGAATAACGCACAGCTCGGTAAATTACTTGGGCTTGAATATGAAAGACCGCTTGAACCTTGGAATAAAAATAGCGTAGCGGTAAAAGGCAAATTAACGACGCCAATGACTGCTGTTGATTTTGCCGCTTTAGTTGAAGAGAAACTCGGTAGAAAGCCGCTCTTAAATGTTGCTGGCGATCATCCAATCAGCACCATCGCTTGGTGTACAGGTGGTGGGCAAAGCTTTATTGATCTCGCGGCAAGCCAAGGCATTGATGCCTACTTAACGGGTGAAGCATCAGAGCAAACCATTCATTCATCAAACGAACAAAAGATCCACTTTATCGCGGCGGGACATCATGCCACAGAGCGTTACGGCGCGAAGGCACTTGGTGAATATTTGGCTGCGCAATATGGTTTGGATGTTGAATTTATTGATATCGACAACCCGGTTTAA
- a CDS encoding methyltransferase domain-containing protein, which translates to MARKKQQQKPAPTDKNFAELTHKFKNNIYGTNKGKIREAVLKRDLSAQVDWLTQSNGKRILDVGGGQGQLALYLASLGHHVTVIDISEEMLELAKTRADEAGLSDLLHFIHAPLQALDTLNLGQFDLVLCHAVLEWLVEQQSALMRLKSQLSETGLLSLMYFNHESHLMANMVYGNFDYVQKGLKVKQKVGLSPNKPISQTDMATWLDEAKLSVMQKTGVRCFHDYLRELSKADEDFDALLALELKYNRQEPYASLGRYTHLMLKQA; encoded by the coding sequence ATGGCTAGAAAAAAGCAGCAACAAAAACCGGCACCGACAGATAAAAACTTTGCTGAACTAACGCACAAGTTTAAAAACAATATCTATGGCACCAATAAAGGCAAAATCAGAGAAGCTGTGCTCAAGCGTGACTTAAGCGCACAAGTTGACTGGTTAACGCAATCAAATGGCAAACGCATATTAGATGTCGGCGGCGGACAAGGTCAATTGGCGCTCTATTTAGCATCGCTTGGCCACCATGTCACCGTGATTGATATTTCAGAAGAGATGCTTGAACTTGCCAAAACGCGCGCGGATGAAGCCGGACTGAGTGACCTACTTCATTTTATCCACGCCCCCCTGCAAGCGCTCGATACGCTGAACTTAGGACAATTCGACTTAGTATTGTGCCATGCGGTGCTTGAATGGCTGGTTGAGCAACAAAGTGCGCTTATGCGGCTAAAGTCGCAACTAAGCGAAACTGGCTTGCTTTCGCTAATGTATTTCAACCATGAGTCGCATCTGATGGCCAATATGGTGTACGGTAACTTCGACTATGTGCAAAAAGGCCTTAAGGTAAAACAAAAAGTAGGTCTCAGTCCCAATAAACCAATTAGCCAAACTGATATGGCAACTTGGCTTGATGAGGCAAAACTCAGCGTTATGCAAAAAACCGGTGTTCGCTGTTTTCATGACTACTTAAGGGAGTTGAGTAAGGCGGATGAAGATTTTGATGCCTTGCTCGCCTTAGAGCTTAAATACAATCGCCAAGAGCCCTATGCATCCTTAGGTCGTTATACCCACTTAATGTTAAAACAAGCGTAA
- the map gene encoding type I methionyl aminopeptidase: MQEITFKTADEIQLMRESGRLLTQVFDYIDSWIEPGFSTLEINDKVHNFIVDELKARPASLGQYGYQFVLNSSVNEVVCHGVPSKSQILKSSDIVNIDITLEKSGFISDSSKMYVMPEALLPAKKLVATTYQAMWAGIKMVKPGAKLGDIGAAVQQVAEKAGYSVVREYCGHGIGREMHEAPNVLHYGKANTGMTLKPGMAFTIEPMINQGSAKIKTKKDGWTVVTRDKKLSAQWEHTVLVTDDGVEVLTLRGEEA, encoded by the coding sequence ATGCAAGAGATTACCTTCAAAACCGCTGATGAGATCCAATTGATGCGCGAAAGTGGACGATTGCTTACGCAGGTGTTTGACTACATTGATAGTTGGATTGAACCCGGATTTTCTACGCTAGAGATTAATGATAAAGTGCACAACTTTATTGTTGATGAGCTTAAAGCGCGTCCTGCCAGTCTTGGTCAATATGGTTATCAGTTCGTCCTCAATAGCTCTGTAAACGAGGTGGTGTGCCATGGTGTGCCGAGTAAATCGCAAATCTTAAAGTCTTCGGATATTGTGAATATCGATATTACGCTTGAGAAAAGTGGCTTTATCAGCGACTCCAGCAAAATGTACGTCATGCCAGAGGCATTACTCCCGGCTAAAAAGTTAGTCGCAACAACTTATCAAGCGATGTGGGCTGGGATAAAAATGGTTAAACCTGGAGCAAAACTTGGGGATATCGGTGCGGCTGTACAGCAAGTGGCTGAAAAAGCCGGTTACAGTGTGGTACGTGAGTATTGTGGTCATGGGATAGGTAGAGAAATGCATGAAGCGCCAAATGTATTGCACTATGGCAAAGCAAATACCGGAATGACGTTAAAGCCGGGGATGGCCTTTACCATTGAGCCGATGATCAATCAGGGAAGCGCAAAAATTAAAACCAAAAAAGATGGGTGGACTGTAGTAACCCGAGATAAAAAGCTATCGGCGCAGTGGGAGCATACGGTGTTGGTAACAGATGATGGCGTTGAAGTGTTAACCCTAAGAGGGGAAGAAGCGTAA
- a CDS encoding ParD-like family protein — protein sequence MGIVKISDELHDEIREASAVMSRSINSQAEFWIKIGRLAERNPTLTFTEIITAEMTRVKSQQPKGN from the coding sequence GTGGGTATCGTAAAAATTTCAGATGAACTACACGATGAGATCCGTGAAGCGAGCGCCGTGATGTCGCGTTCAATCAATTCACAGGCTGAATTTTGGATTAAAATTGGTCGACTTGCCGAGCGTAATCCAACGCTTACGTTTACAGAGATCATTACAGCAGAGATGACGCGAGTGAAGTCACAACAGCCAAAAGGAAATTGA
- a CDS encoding TonB-dependent siderophore receptor, producing MRSSSPRTLNHSLKLSLCATFVLFSLHGNAHAAEVADDTLAADAAGDGRAQELEHIYVTGTSVKNYTESANKAALKMILSQRETPQAVTVITNQMMQDWQTVNIDEILEHATGFYAKRGASLDRTRFSVRGGDVNLIQIDGVQQFPGGRRPNVNGDAVAYERVEIVRGANGLLTGVGDPTATVNLVRKRATSDEFKGSVAVSAGSWDNYRAEVDVASGLNQEGSIRGRFVAAHYERDSYIERYSQEKTSIYSTVETDLTDYTLLRLGVEYADTASKGAINSHSQPYFYADGSRYQGRRGDTGMTAKWSSWPIEEYTYFIGLDHAFENDWQLHAIATYNTIEMQGGQLFFVYPDGPINPDGSSDNGFGYSAVISSSEDEQKTIDLSLQGPVELFGRTHDVIFSYNQFKRERTSFGNEADQTTISLEGLNFHDWTGDVPRYPFKDLGRDSLTVTDSNGGFVAVRVNPHDDVKLIVGARITNWEYDIDLHDPNNGKFLRNRYHEKVDTEVTPYAGVVVDINEQYSVYASYTEAFQPQAYFDINDKMLDPSTGESYELGVKGELLDDTLNFTAAVYRNVENGLAIADPNYPDSYLTPQGNRPYIQRGEGDTTEGFEVEFTGSINEQWNISLGLSKHKTESKDGKELLTDQPKELINLYTTYDFSEFVDGFTAGLGINWQGSFYAIPQRPLPGGGSEAYKIAQSSGALLNLMARYEVSEQLSVSLNFNNLLDESYYNSISSWDGYVMHGEPFNWQLGMRYSF from the coding sequence ATGCGCTCTTCATCTCCACGTACACTAAACCATTCTTTAAAACTCTCTCTTTGCGCCACTTTTGTGCTGTTTTCACTACATGGCAATGCACATGCTGCGGAAGTTGCCGATGATACGCTAGCAGCCGATGCTGCGGGTGATGGCAGGGCTCAAGAGCTTGAGCATATTTATGTGACTGGCACGAGTGTAAAAAATTACACAGAATCTGCGAACAAAGCGGCATTAAAAATGATTTTATCACAGCGTGAAACGCCTCAAGCGGTGACCGTTATCACAAATCAAATGATGCAAGATTGGCAGACGGTTAACATTGATGAGATCTTGGAACATGCAACGGGCTTTTATGCAAAGCGTGGAGCCAGTCTCGATAGGACACGTTTTTCTGTACGTGGTGGTGATGTCAATTTAATCCAAATCGACGGTGTGCAACAGTTCCCTGGTGGTCGAAGACCGAATGTAAACGGGGATGCGGTTGCTTATGAGCGCGTGGAGATTGTACGTGGTGCAAATGGTTTATTAACTGGCGTTGGTGACCCAACTGCGACCGTAAACTTAGTAAGAAAACGTGCAACAAGCGATGAATTTAAGGGCAGTGTGGCGGTTTCGGCCGGTAGTTGGGATAATTACCGCGCAGAGGTGGATGTGGCGAGCGGGTTAAACCAAGAAGGTAGTATTCGTGGCCGCTTTGTTGCTGCACATTATGAAAGAGATTCTTACATTGAGCGTTATAGCCAGGAAAAGACGTCCATATATTCTACCGTTGAGACTGATCTGACCGATTACACCTTATTGCGACTCGGTGTGGAATATGCTGACACTGCTTCAAAAGGGGCGATAAATAGCCACTCTCAACCTTACTTTTACGCTGATGGTAGTCGCTATCAGGGACGTCGTGGTGACACCGGGATGACGGCAAAATGGAGTAGCTGGCCAATCGAAGAATACACCTATTTTATTGGGCTTGATCACGCGTTTGAAAACGATTGGCAACTCCATGCCATCGCGACTTACAATACCATTGAGATGCAAGGCGGGCAGCTGTTTTTCGTCTATCCTGATGGGCCTATCAACCCAGATGGCAGCAGCGATAATGGATTCGGTTACAGTGCTGTAATAAGTAGCTCCGAAGATGAACAAAAGACAATAGACTTGTCACTCCAAGGCCCAGTAGAGCTATTTGGTCGTACGCACGATGTCATTTTTAGCTACAACCAATTCAAGCGAGAGCGTACGTCATTTGGTAATGAAGCAGACCAAACCACGATTTCATTAGAAGGATTAAATTTTCACGATTGGACTGGTGACGTGCCGCGCTATCCGTTTAAAGATTTAGGTCGTGATAGTTTGACGGTAACAGACTCTAATGGTGGATTTGTGGCCGTGCGTGTTAACCCGCATGATGATGTTAAACTTATTGTTGGCGCTAGGATCACCAATTGGGAGTACGATATTGACCTTCATGATCCTAACAACGGTAAGTTTCTTCGTAACCGCTATCATGAAAAGGTGGATACAGAAGTCACCCCTTATGCCGGGGTCGTGGTTGATATCAATGAACAATATAGTGTTTACGCAAGCTACACAGAAGCATTTCAGCCGCAAGCCTATTTTGATATTAATGATAAAATGCTCGACCCAAGCACAGGCGAAAGCTATGAGCTAGGGGTAAAAGGTGAGTTACTTGATGACACGCTGAACTTTACGGCGGCGGTGTATCGCAATGTTGAAAATGGACTTGCGATTGCTGATCCAAACTACCCAGACAGCTATCTAACTCCGCAGGGCAATAGGCCATATATTCAGCGCGGTGAAGGCGATACGACAGAAGGCTTTGAAGTTGAATTTACGGGCTCTATCAATGAGCAGTGGAATATCAGCTTAGGGCTGTCAAAACACAAAACTGAATCAAAAGATGGCAAAGAGCTGTTAACGGATCAGCCCAAAGAGCTGATCAACCTGTATACCACCTATGACTTTAGCGAGTTTGTTGACGGCTTTACTGCGGGGCTTGGAATTAATTGGCAAGGTAGCTTTTATGCAATACCACAAAGGCCATTGCCGGGCGGCGGTAGCGAGGCGTACAAGATCGCACAATCTTCCGGTGCATTACTTAATTTAATGGCAAGATATGAAGTGAGTGAACAACTTAGTGTGTCGCTTAACTTCAACAATCTACTAGATGAAAGTTACTACAACAGTATTTCATCTTGGGACGGCTATGTAATGCACGGCGAACCGTTCAATTGGCAATTAGGGATGCGTTATAGCTTTTAG
- a CDS encoding rhodanese-like domain-containing protein: MRKLIISFMWFVSSICYAQSETITQQALMVNQMSADAYTIVDVRSPEEFAAGHIKGAINIPFNEVETHQKELTKLTDTPLVVYCRSGRRAGIFIEALAPKGYTLKHLEGDMNKWLAESLPVVKK, translated from the coding sequence ATGAGAAAACTGATTATTAGTTTTATGTGGTTTGTTAGCAGTATTTGCTACGCACAGTCGGAAACGATCACACAGCAAGCGCTGATGGTAAATCAAATGTCTGCAGACGCTTATACCATAGTGGACGTACGAAGCCCTGAAGAGTTTGCCGCAGGACATATCAAAGGGGCAATAAACATTCCTTTTAACGAGGTTGAAACGCATCAGAAAGAGCTGACTAAACTGACTGACACGCCACTCGTTGTGTACTGCCGCTCAGGGCGTAGGGCTGGCATATTTATTGAAGCACTAGCGCCAAAAGGCTACACCTTGAAACACTTAGAAGGTGATATGAATAAGTGGCTGGCAGAGTCTTTACCTGTGGTGAAAAAGTAG
- a CDS encoding MCP four helix bundle domain-containing protein, translating into MQLKKLSISNQITLSFTLLFVIFISVGLMSYQGMKEVNANLNYIVRTSIPSMETIKDIKIDLATIRKDEFSTALNPEDSEVHNWLAILRDLKKSLNDKIAAYQALPVSQGESILR; encoded by the coding sequence ATGCAGTTAAAAAAACTATCTATTTCTAACCAAATAACGTTAAGTTTCACCTTACTCTTTGTCATTTTCATTAGCGTAGGTCTGATGAGCTACCAAGGGATGAAAGAAGTAAACGCCAATCTGAACTACATTGTCAGAACCAGCATTCCATCGATGGAAACCATCAAAGACATTAAAATTGACTTAGCAACGATACGTAAAGATGAGTTTAGTACTGCGTTAAACCCTGAAGACTCAGAGGTGCATAACTGGCTCGCTATTTTAAGAGATCTAAAGAAGTCATTAAATGACAAGATAGCAGCCTATCAGGCACTACCGGTTAGTCAGGGTGAGAGCATACTTCGTTAA
- a CDS encoding ISAs1 family transposase has product MSLFSHLELVEDKRSSINQHHDLADVLFLIISAVLSGCEGWKDIEVFGHSKLPWLRQFRAFKHGIPTRHSIARILKTVETDSLVLALFSWVNEQRSQSGKPIIAFDGKTLRGASKKREDNLHLVSAFDCESGLTLYQRTVENKSNEIPAVRALLDVLDISDSIVTLDALHCQKATLSALISRGADYLVQVKANQKTLYKAVTSCFETAFEEEKNLPEDVQVSNGHGRQETRITYVLKADNLPEEIREKWPGLTSLIAVERHKKSESITKIDTHFYVTSVEPDAQMLQKAIRHHWHIENQQHWVLDVVFKEDACQISEPISAENMALFRRVVRNLVKQHTGRKDSIRGKCVRASFDDEFRAELIFG; this is encoded by the coding sequence ATGTCGTTATTTAGCCACCTTGAACTTGTTGAAGATAAGCGTTCTTCTATCAATCAACATCATGATCTTGCTGATGTTTTGTTTCTTATCATCTCGGCGGTTTTATCTGGTTGTGAAGGCTGGAAAGATATCGAGGTGTTCGGGCACAGTAAACTGCCTTGGCTCAGGCAGTTCAGAGCATTTAAGCACGGTATTCCAACGCGACATAGCATTGCACGTATTCTTAAAACAGTAGAAACTGACTCTCTGGTTTTGGCCTTGTTCAGTTGGGTCAACGAACAGCGCTCTCAGTCTGGTAAGCCAATCATTGCGTTTGATGGTAAAACTCTGCGCGGTGCCAGTAAAAAGCGTGAGGATAACTTACATTTGGTGTCTGCTTTTGATTGCGAGTCTGGTTTAACTTTGTATCAGCGAACGGTAGAAAATAAGTCCAATGAGATACCGGCAGTTAGGGCCTTATTAGATGTGCTCGATATTTCAGATTCTATCGTCACACTAGACGCACTACATTGTCAGAAAGCGACACTTTCAGCATTGATTTCAAGAGGGGCTGACTATCTGGTTCAGGTCAAAGCAAATCAGAAAACACTCTATAAAGCAGTCACTTCATGTTTTGAAACAGCCTTTGAAGAAGAAAAGAATTTGCCTGAAGATGTACAAGTCAGCAATGGTCATGGACGTCAGGAAACACGCATCACTTATGTTCTGAAGGCCGACAATCTGCCTGAAGAGATAAGAGAAAAATGGCCTGGGCTTACTTCGCTGATCGCGGTTGAAAGGCACAAAAAATCCGAGTCTATAACAAAAATAGACACGCACTTTTATGTCACTTCAGTTGAGCCTGATGCACAGATGTTACAAAAAGCTATCCGCCACCATTGGCACATCGAGAACCAGCAGCATTGGGTACTGGATGTGGTGTTTAAGGAAGATGCTTGCCAGATCAGTGAGCCGATTTCCGCGGAAAACATGGCGCTGTTCAGACGGGTCGTTCGCAATCTGGTAAAACAGCACACAGGCCGTAAAGATTCGATACGTGGTAAGTGTGTTCGGGCCAGCTTTGACGATGAATTCAGAGCAGAGCTTATCTTCGGTTAA
- a CDS encoding methyl-accepting chemotaxis protein, producing MDSYPLFANAMSELSELEALNDSSVENSERSAISAVNSTLFTLAISGLLVAVTIVIICMLLSRAIKTPLALSVDLASKIARGELNHAITLEDTGKNELGLLTQSLEKMRSQLHALITMINDSAIQLTAAVEEVNAISYQNAQGMNVQQNELQSVASAMTQMQAAISEVAKSTEMGAESANQASEKAREGSDALKSNINHISDVAQTVTSAGELANNLEKNSHNINVVVDVIREIAEQTNLLALNAAIEAARAGAQGRGFAVVADEVRSLAQRTQDSTTQIVEIVNDLQTKSKETGVATKSCEQGIALCVEQSEVAGNMIHQIESQIDSIAAMSTQIASACHQQSVVSEELNKNIETINYSAVEMTEGANQTATACNEMSKLAHDLKSQVDKFTL from the coding sequence TTGGATAGCTATCCACTGTTTGCCAACGCCATGTCTGAGCTTAGTGAACTGGAAGCACTAAATGATAGCAGTGTTGAAAATTCTGAGCGCTCGGCTATATCAGCAGTTAATAGCACCTTATTTACTTTGGCGATTTCTGGATTACTCGTTGCAGTAACCATAGTCATTATCTGTATGCTGTTGAGTAGAGCAATTAAGACGCCGCTTGCTTTATCGGTGGATCTTGCGAGTAAAATCGCCCGTGGTGAGCTAAATCACGCGATTACACTTGAAGATACAGGTAAGAACGAGCTCGGTTTATTGACCCAATCTTTAGAAAAAATGCGTTCACAGTTACACGCCTTAATCACCATGATCAATGACTCTGCCATTCAATTAACTGCAGCAGTAGAAGAAGTAAATGCTATTTCTTACCAAAATGCCCAAGGTATGAATGTACAACAAAATGAGCTGCAATCCGTCGCATCCGCGATGACACAAATGCAAGCTGCGATTAGTGAAGTAGCTAAAAGTACAGAAATGGGCGCTGAGTCAGCAAATCAGGCGAGTGAAAAAGCCAGAGAAGGCAGCGACGCACTTAAATCAAATATTAATCATATTTCAGACGTTGCACAAACAGTAACATCTGCAGGCGAGCTTGCCAATAATCTCGAGAAAAACTCACACAACATTAATGTGGTTGTTGACGTAATCAGAGAGATCGCGGAGCAAACGAATCTATTGGCATTAAATGCCGCCATTGAAGCTGCGCGTGCAGGCGCGCAAGGTCGTGGTTTTGCCGTTGTTGCGGATGAAGTTCGCTCACTGGCCCAACGCACTCAAGATTCAACCACGCAAATTGTTGAAATCGTCAACGACCTACAAACCAAGTCGAAGGAAACCGGCGTGGCAACCAAAAGCTGTGAACAAGGTATTGCACTTTGTGTTGAGCAATCAGAAGTCGCTGGCAATATGATCCATCAAATTGAATCTCAAATTGACAGCATCGCAGCGATGAGTACGCAAATCGCATCAGCTTGTCATCAGCAATCTGTGGTTTCAGAGGAGCTGAACAAAAATATCGAGACTATCAATTACTCGGCCGTTGAAATGACCGAAGGTGCCAACCAAACCGCGACGGCGTGTAATGAAATGAGTAAACTTGCCCACGACTTAAAGTCACAAGTCGACAAGTTTACGCTCTAA